The region ATTTAATGATTTCCTCTTATTCTTTATGTCATGTTTTAATTTCGCACCTTAAGCATTTGTTAGATTTAACTTGAGAGCGAAAACTATAATGTTTAAAGTCCGAACTAGAATTAATATGACTAGGAATAGAGTTACATTTATTAGTCATAGCACACCTAAATTTCTAGATAATCTTTCTTAATCAACTGAGTAATTCATGTCATGTCATGTCTCTTAAAGGGAGCCTTGACTCCATCACCAAAAGGTCTTCCTTTGATATGCATACTTCCGATCACTTCGCTCCATTGCTTAGGAGATCTCCATAATTGGTAACCATGTTGATCCCCTCCTTCTATGGCATCACCTCCTCTAGAGTTCTCCATCATGCTCTCAAGTCTAGAAATATCCTCTTCAAGACTAAATGAAGTATTATGGAGAATGGAATTGATACATCATTTTGATATTATCACAATACAAATGGTTGCTTTCCATTTTTTAAGGACGAAAAGTAGAAATGGTTACTTGATTCCTGATTGTAAAACATCTACAAGTTCCAAGTGAGGCAATGAGTGCTTAACGACCCAGAAAAAGAGTAATGTTGTATttaatcttatcttttaaaaaaggTAGTACTTGACAGTATAAGAATATAATTACTTTTGTTTTTTGACAGGAAGGaatataattacttaattatattaaaataggCCATGATATATATTCACATCCTTTTATTAAgaagaataaataaaataaataatacttCCCCAGATGCAAATTTACATCCCAAACGTGAGAAGGAACTGCCCTAGCCTTCATAGTGTTGTTAGTGATGTAATGATAAGCCAACGGTGTGTGATGTATTCCCAATATAATCACAGCCAACAGGCTAAGTCTCCTCCATCCAAGGCATAGGTGCTCTCTCAATCCTTAACAAGGTAAGGAATAGACAATTCAACAACACAATCAACCTCACTCCAACTTTACACGTTTAGAATTGGCTTCTGTCAACCATTCAATGCATTCCTCTGCAGTTCCAGATGGATAGGCAAGTTGCCAAGCCATTGCTTTATCCAGCTGCAAGTGAAAATCACAAAAGACATGAATAAAAATCTCAAATTTCAAGGTGTTGGTGTGCACGCCTGTGAGTGAAAATGAGGGAAGCAGAATGACTTACCCACTCCTTAACAAGTGGTCCTCCTTTAACCTGTAGAGTATTCATAACATCTTTCCCATTGATCAATTGTTTTGCATCCCATACTTCATCAAGGCCTGCTCAACCAAAATGTGTTAATAAAAAAGTAGCTTTAGGCCTAGTAAACTACATGCATACCACCAGCACTCAGTTCTTGTCAAAGAAAACGCATTTGTGTCCTATATAGCAATCAATTTTGtccttttcttttacttttgatttttcttcacGTTTCTAAGTTTCTAATCCAAAACTACACTTTTTaccaaaacatggttcattgaTATTCACAGAGAAATGAAATTGCCACTAATTCAAACAGTTGCGTGCTAGCAGCATCTGAGAGCATTGTCACATGATCACAGAATGTGAACTCCCAATCACTTTCACCTTAACCAACTCATTTAGGCTCTCTTATTTCAGTTTTGAGTTCTTAATGGGACTGCACTGCTAGTGCAAACAAAGCTTTCCTACATCAGTAAAGCATCCCAAAAGGAAGGAATGAATGATCACAAGCCAAACTGAGCATTCAATTATTTAGATCAAAGAAACACAATGACAAGTTTAGATATAATAGAAAAAACAAATGTAAACTTCAAATTTTCAGCAACATAGGATCATTGGCATGAATAAGGCTGACAGAACAACTAGAAGGTGCAGTAGACAAAAATGCTACAGACACTTGACTTACTCAAACAATATAAGGCACCACAAAAGCAAGTAGTAGAActacaaattaaaatatattctcATACAAGGGACAGAAAGCATATAAGCTCACCTAGTTTGATTATAGAATTCTCCACAGTACTAAACAGATCTCTTCGTTTGCACAACTGTGAGTACTCGTCCTCAGTGTCATTTATGTCAATGGGATGTACTATTGTCGACATTAACAGTGCAACTCGCCAATAATGTTTGATCTCTCTTAAGAGAAAccctaaataaataatatataagaaGAGCTCAGCCATATCAGATAGAAGTTATTAGCAAAATTGTACAAAAACACATTATTTTTGAAACATTTTATATAAGCAGAAGCTATTTTTCGCGTTTGATtacaattattaaaaaaaacttacttTATAAGGAAGTTATAGATACAACCTTTTTtcatattcttaattttttcaaaGGCACAAATAAACAGACTTTATTAgtgatatttttaaaataaaagttaaaatagATCAAACAAGCAGATTCTTAGACCTCATAATATAAGGAAATCCCaaatcttttttttgttttgttttattgatGCAATGTTACGTAGTCAAGTGGCTTAAAAAACATTTGATTATGTAACAGGCCAAGTTTTGCTCGTGCCTTTACCAAAGCAAAAAATCAACACAGGAAAAATCTGACTGCAAAATGAATTAAGGGGAGTGCAACAGCAACTCATCCCACTTTCCACTAGAAAGACAATAATTTAATCAAAACTACGATATATGGAATCACGATAAACTTCAGTCTACAGCATAATGTCAAGTTGAAAAGGCTATAATTTTAGAATAAAgtcaaaattatatttaagCTACGAGAAACAGCACACGTGACACGACCAATGCTACCAAGGTAGCACAGCAGAAAAGCTGTACCTGTTAGTACCCGGACTCTAGAAGAGACAGGGACATCGGTCACGTGTCGCATCCAATCATGATCAATAACTTGGATATCTTCACCAGATACTAGATAAGGAATCAGCAACGAGAGTTTATATGATGCTCGGTATAAATCAAGAACCTGGATTTTGATGAAAAATTACAAACAAATTAACCAACATAAGGAACACATATCAACCACTCACATTATATGTTATAATGTATTCATTTGGATTTTACTCAGGCTAAAAGGAAACTGACCGTTTCTGCATCTTTAGCTTTTCGTTTGAGAGACTCGCGGATAATGTGATTGACAACTGGAATCTACAATTCAGAAACACATATTAGGCTATTTAGCCATgtcatttaaaataataaccACAAGATTAGACGCAAAGCATAATGATGATACATCATACACCCCATTAGAGACATGCAGCACATATAGTTGTCTCTATTGTCTATTCTCTAGGGGTAGAATTGAGCTAAGGGCCTTTTTGTAAGACAACAGATCTAATTAGCTTTAAAAATTAGAATACTAAATGATAACATGCAGCAAAACATTTAGCAttttaaaaaacttaaatttAGGATACCAAGGGCCTTTTTGCAAGACTACAGATCTAAATAGCTTTACAAATTAGAATACTAAATCATGATATAAAATTTCAATTGTATTCATTATGTTTTTTGATATGTTGAGCTCGCTTTTTTTTGGATCAACATTTATCTTGAGCTCGCTTGGAGGTTTTCTACGGAACAATATTTGGCATTCAATCTCAGCTTGATTATGTAATTATCATATCAAACTCGAGCTCAATATAGTTAAGCTTTGAATTGAATCGAGCTATTGCTGCCTCTATTATCTAGTAGCTAGTTTTGATTGCCATCCCTAGTTGTTGCTGTAGCCACCAACAACTCAAGTTGAAAATCTAATATAAATATTGTGCTAGATGTGTCAATTCAAAGCATACATACGTGTCTCAAACTCAATGCACTTGCAGCTCAATAATGCAAAATTAAAAGGAATAAGTATCTTAccttcttatttttcttttctctgtaAGTCGTATTTCTAAGTGGGAGAAACAAAGCAGCATATAGTGCTAATCGTTTCTGTTCAGCCTAAAATATACAGAGAAAATCGTGTATTAGTCCGGACATAAGAGGCCAAAAAAACCTAAAttggaataaataaataaatagggttaaatatgttttgggTCTTTGACTTTACACCAAAATCTAAAATAGTccctgaaaaataaaattctctTTTTTAATCCCTGACATATTTTGTTTGATAGAAAAAAGTCCCTGTGATGTAATATTGCTTATTTGGCATTTTAACTaatcaaaaaaatatttccACATGTATCTTCATTAACCCTAGTCATCTTACACCTTTTAAAATCAGTTTTGGTCCTTGGAAAATCAATTTAATCCCCAATTTGAGAAACTTGAACCCTAATGCTCAATTGCAAAAGCTGCGTTCAAGCTTTGGTTCTGTTCACCTACTGATATGAATACTGACTTCTAAGGATTTCATTCGTGACAAAGGAATCATGGGTGGGATATAAATGCTATAGGCTGTTCATCATTCATTAACATAGGCTGTTGTAGGGGATGAGGGACACTGTGTTGGGATGTGTAGAATGAATGTCATAGCCTCCTAGATAAGTAACTGTCATGCTAGCAACTGTGCAATcctatttcttttttctcttaatAATGTCTTTTTCTAGGTATAGGGTTGAAGTAGTACTttcaatttaataaaattttggCTTACAAAAAAAACTTGGTTCAGTTCATGagaggtgaagaagaagaagagttcTGGTTTGTGAGAAGAGATGAGAAGCAGTTCTGGTGCAGCTGGGTAAATTATTATTGAATATTGTAAACCCCTTTGCTACacttaaaaatatatatgattCTGTTGTGAATATAAAGCTATGCTCGTGATACTAGACACCACATACCTTTTCCTTCTCTTCTACGCTTCTCACGAATCTGCAATTGAGCATATTAGGGTTCATGTTTCTCAAATTAGGGATTAAATTGATTTCCCAAGGACCAAAACTGATTTTAAAAGGGTGTATGATGACTGGGTTTAATGAAGATACATATGGAAATACTTTCTGATTAATTATAATGCCAAATAAGCAATATTAGGGACTTTTTTCTATCAAACAAAATTTGTCAGGGATTAACAAGGAGGATTTTATTTTTCAGGGACTATTTTAGATTCCAGTGTATAAGTCAAGGAcccaaaacatatttaaccctttaCCCAGATAAATATAACCACGCAACTGTAATAAGAATAAATGAAACAAAGAAATACATTTATTTAAATGCAAAAAGCTTACCTCTTTTTTTACTGTAAAGAATGACTCTCCAAGTAAACGGATAAGGTTCCATGCAGTATCCAAGTAAGAAATGCAAAGACTGGATAGATGGAAAGAATTAACTGATAAGCATCACCGACAGAATATCTACATCTCCATAGAAGAGAATAGTCATaagcaaaataaaatactaagcATGATAACAGGGGTTAGGTAAAGAcagaagaaaaatgagaaaggagGCTCTCGATAGTCAATAACACCAGATTCTCGGCTGATTCAACATGTTCTCTATCATCAGTTCAGAGATAAATTGGTTTCTAGGGTTAAAAAGGTTCCCCATCTTCCAGCCGGTCCACCCTATTTTGATGACAATGATTCTAACTACATAGGTGAATGATTTTGCATGATTGGGGTTGGACATTCACACTATTAGTACAGAAAAATCATAGCTATTTGAAtttggagagagagagacattTCAGAATGGTTTTTCAAAAACTATTATCAAACTCTCATTTATAAAAATGCACAAAGACACCAATGAAATGTTTAATATACCGTAATTAAACTTTAACATGGTTAGTCAGAGAATGACAAGGAAATTGAAGTCTGTGAACTGATTTCATCCACCCTAATATTTATCTTCACAGAGTAATGATATCAGGCCATGAAACTACCATCCTAAACTCCAAACATCTTTGATGCCTTCCATAATCAAGATAAGATATCTATTTTCTTCGAAACTTCAGCCGTCATCATCAAATAAGGATCTGTACAATCTTATATAAGCCAGCCCAAACAATGTCTTATATCCACATTCCACAGGTTTCTTTGGTCTTCAGCACTTCATTTTACTCTCTAAGCCATGTTTTAACTTCACTAAAGTTAATTTCACTCTAAGACGCAGACTACATGGAAATCaagatttttaaattatatcCGATTTTCTGATCTAGCTACATTATACACTATTGTATATTAGCGTTAAAACATGACCTTTAGAAACTTTAGCTAATGATCAAGTGCTGGGTATCAAATCAGGTCAATGCTTCTGAAGTATAATCACGTGAATGCATCTCATCCAAATTTATGGTTTtcatctttttcctcttcaGAAGGTTTGGTCTTGATCAAGTTACTATATATTGGCTTAATAAAAATATCCATATTGTATGGAAGGCATAGTTATCAATCCCGGATAGCGGCCACCCCCAAAACTACTATAGCGGGATAGCGCATAGTGGGCTGGCCACTATATCGAAAGttcttatatatattatataatttatactaCATAAATATAAATGTTGCAAAGGCAAATACCTAAGTGAGGATTTTAGTAAGTTTAAGCCTTAAAATAAAGGCAAAATAGCTTAAGAAAATAAGAGACAGAAGAAGATAAGGATGAAGGAGAGGTGAGAGGACATGACCTAAAACTTGTAGAACAGTTGAGATAACAAAGAAAAATTGCACCAGAATATGAAAGATGAAAAACAGAGACTGGGGCATAAAGAACAAATCATGTGACTGTAAACTCAGAAAGAGGAACAGAGcacaaagaagaaaagaatagagCCAGACTGAAAAAAGAAGGGTTTGGCCAGAATACATAGGGCTTGGCCGGAAGGAACAATGGGTCGCAAGGTAACCATAGTTTTCTCAAAAGACTTTTGATACCTTCGGACCATGAGACAATTAGTGAGTGCATGCCAGACTAGCTCTTCGAAGGCTTTTAAAACTTTTGACCGCCTTTTTTACTCTGAATTTTCGGGTTTTCAGGTTTCATCTGCAGTTGCGGTACAACAGCACATGAAAGCCTGCACTTTCCGCAGATATAGTGAACTGCAACACAATGGAAGCCTCCGTAGTAGCACAGGGCCGCGGCACAACAGTGCAATGGCACCACTACTGCGCGCTATGGATAACTATGATTGAAGGCTTCAATAATTTTAACTTGTCAGACAAAAAAAGGAGAGAAAATAAGATAAACCTTCAGTCTGTGTGATTGCATTTGTACACATCAAAAGGTATACTGTTTCAAATGTGAAATTCAtcacaaatatctatgattgcTATCAGTTCACAAATTACTTTTTGTTTTCTAACAAAGAAGCAACCTTATCCAGCTAACTCTTATACTGCAGAAGATGTGAATGTGAGTATTATTTATAAATGGATTTGCAATCATGCGGCTCATTTTAACCCACCAAGAAACAGTTTATGAATTTATCTATGGGTGAGTGATAGCGTAATACCTTTCACATCCATCTGGAATGGCAGGTACAGACTCAGGAGGAAGACTGAATACTATCCAAAATATTGTCAGCTCAGAAATATAAGTCATTGCTTTAACAGGTTGATTTCCAGATATCATAAGATCAATCTGCAAACAATGACATAAATGTAAGAGCATAAACGGCTACATTTTCAGTATAGACAAAAATAGTATGAGCAATTTCCCCAAGCCCCAATAGCATTTTATCATTCTAAGCTCTATGTCTACAGAAGGAATGGAAGAGTTAGAGCATACCTCTGTTCCAATGCGCTCTCTGCTAATTTTAGCAGCTAGAGCATCTTTCACATCATCACATGCAGCAGCTACTTTCAGATCTTCATCAAGAGTAAAGTCAAATCTAGCacctaaataaaaaattatatcttcAATATAGCAGGAAAATAAGTTCAAATCATCAAAAAAAGGAATAGAACAAAAGGTTCAAAGGATACACGAATCATGAAAAACTAAAACATACAAAACCGAATGGCTCGAAGAACTCGTAACGGGTCATCAAGAAATGTGGACTTTGGAGGTAAAGGAGTAACTATCTTTCCAGACTTAAGGTCTGAAATCCCTGCAAATTGCCAAAGAGATTGGACTGAGAAACAAGTAGCTTTCAAATAATCGTTGTTTGGGAAATAAGATCCTTTCTTACCTCTCTTAGTGAAATCTTCAACTAATTTAGTGTTGATATTGTAGAATAAGCTGTCAAGCACAAATAAATTGTTTCGTGAAACTATCACCACAAATGTGTGCAAAAGCAGGTGAATAGTAGAGAATACTCAAACCAGCAAGTTAGCATCAAGAATAACAAAAGCATTTTCCTAGTAGGTAGGGTCAGGTATATGCATCAAATAACGTCATGAAGTCCTATAAAAAATAATGTCTAAAGACAaactatttaaataaaaattcttCTTAATGGTTTGACCTATAGTTATACCAGATTTCCCTTTACCTCTAACTATTGGACTACCCTTCATTTGTTACTTGAACTTCGAGGGGTCTTCTCCACACGTGTTGAAATCACCAAAGATGAGATTCTACCATATTTTTCACAACAGGTACATCTCAAGTCTCAACTTTATCTTCCTAAAACTAACATATAGATAAAGAGAAATTGACCAGAGTATTTCTTAATTGTATCATTCCATGCACATAAACACTTGAAATGCTAAGCACACTCAATAAGTAcagaaaaacattttttttttgttttaactaATAATGcacacacacatacacacaAATAAAAGAAGTACAGAAAAATACCTGTTAATTGTCAAATCCCTCCTATATGCATCCTCTTCCGGTGTGCCAAATGATTGCTGTTAGATATGAAGTGAACTTAATTATGTAGAATTTGAGTAAGATACTGAGATGTAGGAAGGGGGCTATTCCAAATGGAAGATAGAATACATATTCATCACTTTGCTTTTTTATGCATGTAAATTAATAATGAGAACACATGCATGTTGTTCTTACTTAAAGGAAAATAGCAAAGCATCTCATATgaccaaaaaggaaaaaggaaacctaataaaataaattcttagCCAGTAGCAAATTTGCTAGTCCAGCATAACGAGTACACCAGTACTAAACCAGAAGACTGAACAATTATATACCTTAGAAGGAATGCGGCTATTCTCAGTGTATTCTTCACTCCTTAGGTTAACGAAATCAATCTCTTGACCAAACAGAGACATCCTTGCTGTTTCCAAATGTTTGGACTGGTCAGGGTTgctgaaaaaataataattaaatataaataatgttctatgaaaaagataaaaaatgcaACCAAAACATAAAATTGAATGCATGTATTTCCAGTTGCAATGTTATGAGAAAAGGAATGTATGTATGCCCTCAACGCACTAAACAAGGAGACAACTTTGAGAGTAGAAGTTAACAGTGAGACCCCAAATCACCCAACCTAATAGCTGCAAGAGCAaccaccaaaaaaataaaatcctaatatcATCAAAAGAATCgctttatttcatttatttacttCGTTGTTCCAAACTCTTCACtaaatgacatttttttttgtttcccaAGGTATTCCCACAGCCGGAAGCCACTCTGAGATCATGTTAAGTGGGTAGGTTCGCCCCACAAATGTTCCTCCATTCACCCCGCCTTGGGATCGAACCTGGACTAGATGCTTAAGGAGCTCAACTATATACTAGGGGCCCGTTtgggaaaacagcttaattaagcgcttatgaccataagcgaccataagtgcttattcataagctattttaaaatttttattaaaataaattgaaaataagttatatataagcatgagctctttttcataagctatcaagCTATTCTgggtagcttatgaaaataagctcaaaacagcttatggtaggtcataagctgttttcaataagctctctcaaa is a window of Lotus japonicus ecotype B-129 chromosome 5, LjGifu_v1.2 DNA encoding:
- the LOC130720259 gene encoding tRNA nucleotidyltransferase cca2-like, coding for MRLAFKTLLLVPPKPKPNSFAHTPRTLLLQPPAKTLVLLRAAPTPSFRCSACAPMSTHLHVRDGIEPSLKEEEIFDRLRKTLSHFHLDTQLRVAGGWVRDKLLGKECKDIDIAIDNMMGTEFADKVREYSLSFGKEEDVKGVHVIESNPDQSKHLETARMSLFGQEIDFVNLRSEEYTENSRIPSKQSFGTPEEDAYRRDLTINSLFYNINTKLVEDFTKRGISDLKSGKIVTPLPPKSTFLDDPLRVLRAIRFCARFDFTLDEDLKVAAACDDVKDALAAKISRERIGTEIDLMISGNQPVKAMTYISELTIFWIVFSLPPESVPAIPDGCESLCISYLDTAWNLIRLLGESFFTVKKEAEQKRLALYAALFLPLRNTTYREKKNKKIPVVNHIIRESLKRKAKDAETVLDLYRASYKLSLLIPYLVSGEDIQVIDHDWMRHVTDVPVSSRVRVLTGFLLREIKHYWRVALLMSTIVHPIDINDTEDEYSQLCKRRDLFSTVENSIIKLGLDEVWDAKQLINGKDVMNTLQVKGGPLVKEWLDKAMAWQLAYPSGTAEECIEWLTEANSKRVKLE